One genomic region from Haladaptatus caseinilyticus encodes:
- a CDS encoding helix-turn-helix domain-containing protein, producing the protein MANSMAEYLQQDMECEGLLECIHGLKELDRLCYQVVVESNDSLTIDEIADRIERERSTAYRSIQRLLQAGFIQKEQVNYDQGGYYHVYRPTDPGEVSRKMQRMLNEWYAKMGQLIQEFEDKYDETEQPRQTA; encoded by the coding sequence ATGGCAAACTCGATGGCTGAGTATCTTCAGCAGGACATGGAGTGTGAGGGCCTGCTGGAATGCATCCACGGACTCAAAGAACTCGATAGGCTCTGCTATCAGGTCGTAGTCGAGAGCAACGACTCGCTGACCATCGACGAAATCGCGGACCGAATCGAACGAGAACGCTCGACTGCGTACCGCTCCATCCAGCGACTGCTGCAGGCAGGTTTCATCCAGAAAGAACAGGTGAACTACGACCAGGGCGGCTACTACCACGTCTACCGACCGACCGACCCCGGGGAGGTATCACGCAAGATGCAACGGATGCTGAATGAGTGGTACGCGAAGATGGGCCAACTGATTCAGGAGTTCGAGGACAAGTACGACGAAACCGAACAGCCCCGTCAAACGGCCTGA
- a CDS encoding MFS transporter, producing MTEKGSSRALATVFTIVFVDLLGFGILIPVIPLYASAFGANEFVVGLLIASYSIMQFVFAPVLGRLSDVRGRRPILLLSLFGSVLAWTLFGLAESLVVLFLARLLAGAMGGNIATAQAYIADITPPEERAKGLGLIGAAFGLGFVFGPALGGLVSSDAAITFIRGFSPGFVPINRFSLPSFLAAGICAVNLAVAFFTLPETRTERTTEGGDESRIARLFDSLSDPALSGLVVSFFLVSLALSGMESMFVLFTEQKFGYGTTMNGYVLAYVGIIIAIVQGGLIGRLTDRFGERTIALVGASLEFVTLSALPFSPVIGRLLPTVGPFSDGLLALSLVLTPLAVGNGFTNVSLTTLVSKSASDDEQGGAFGITQSAGSIARAIGPIAAGGLYAAVAYWVPFVLGGLLMLPICYVILTTVQVGKRSTPAENAEL from the coding sequence ATGACTGAGAAAGGGTCGAGTCGTGCGCTGGCGACCGTGTTTACCATCGTCTTTGTCGATTTGCTTGGCTTCGGTATCCTTATTCCGGTCATTCCGTTGTACGCTTCGGCGTTCGGCGCGAACGAGTTCGTCGTCGGGTTGCTCATCGCCTCGTACTCCATCATGCAGTTCGTTTTCGCCCCGGTTCTCGGCCGTCTTTCGGACGTACGGGGACGGCGACCCATTCTCTTGCTCTCGCTGTTCGGGAGCGTGCTGGCGTGGACGCTGTTCGGTCTCGCCGAAAGCCTCGTCGTACTCTTTCTCGCACGCCTTCTCGCGGGAGCGATGGGTGGAAACATCGCGACGGCGCAGGCGTACATCGCTGATATCACCCCACCGGAAGAAAGGGCGAAGGGGTTGGGCCTCATCGGCGCGGCGTTCGGACTCGGATTCGTGTTCGGCCCGGCACTCGGCGGACTCGTTTCGAGTGACGCCGCAATCACGTTCATACGAGGGTTTTCGCCGGGATTCGTCCCGATAAACCGATTCTCCCTCCCGAGCTTTCTCGCCGCAGGAATCTGTGCAGTCAATCTCGCAGTGGCGTTTTTCACCCTCCCGGAAACGCGAACCGAACGCACCACCGAAGGAGGGGACGAGTCGCGGATCGCGCGCCTGTTCGACTCGCTTTCCGACCCGGCGCTCTCCGGACTCGTCGTTTCGTTTTTCCTCGTTTCACTCGCTCTCTCGGGAATGGAGAGCATGTTCGTGCTGTTCACGGAACAGAAGTTCGGCTACGGGACGACGATGAACGGATATGTTCTCGCGTACGTCGGTATCATTATCGCCATCGTCCAAGGTGGCCTCATCGGCCGACTCACCGACCGCTTCGGAGAACGAACCATCGCACTCGTCGGTGCTTCCCTCGAATTCGTGACGCTCTCGGCGTTACCGTTTTCACCCGTGATCGGCCGACTGCTTCCGACCGTCGGCCCGTTTTCCGACGGACTGCTCGCTCTGTCGTTGGTGCTCACCCCCCTCGCGGTCGGCAACGGATTTACGAACGTCTCGCTGACCACGCTCGTCTCGAAGAGCGCATCCGACGACGAACAGGGCGGTGCGTTCGGCATCACGCAGAGCGCCGGAAGCATCGCCCGTGCAATCGGCCCGATCGCGGCGGGAGGGTTGTACGCCGCAGTCGCGTATTGGGTGCCGTTCGTTCTCGGTGGACTGTTGATGCTCCCCATCTGTTACGTCATTCTGACGACCGTGCAAGTAGGGAAACGATCGACGCCCGCCGAGAATGCCGAGTTGTAG
- a CDS encoding NuoI/complex I 23 kDa subunit family protein — translation MIGLLKGMATTMKHALDGSTFTVEYPDVAPEVSPRFRGIHKFSQERCIWCRQCENVCPNDTIQIVMDDQRNGEQYNLHVGQCIYCRLCEEVCPVDAILLTQNFEFTGDTKDDLVYNKEQLKNVPWYNDIDPLESREPDRGAWIGEGEGSVDYQ, via the coding sequence ATGATCGGCTTGCTCAAAGGGATGGCGACGACGATGAAACACGCATTGGACGGGTCCACGTTCACGGTCGAGTATCCGGACGTAGCGCCCGAGGTCAGCCCTCGCTTCCGCGGCATCCACAAGTTCAGCCAAGAGCGCTGTATCTGGTGTCGCCAATGCGAGAACGTCTGTCCGAACGACACGATTCAGATCGTGATGGACGACCAACGCAACGGCGAGCAGTACAACCTCCACGTCGGGCAGTGTATCTACTGCCGGCTCTGCGAGGAGGTCTGTCCCGTTGACGCGATTTTGCTCACCCAGAACTTCGAGTTCACGGGCGACACGAAAGACGATCTCGTCTACAACAAAGAGCAATTGAAAAACGTCCCGTGGTACAACGATATCGACCCACTCGAATCACGCGAACCGGACAGGGGTGCGTGGATCGGTGAAGGTGAGGGGTCGGTGGATTACCAGTAA
- a CDS encoding DUF6691 family protein, giving the protein MSEKSSGKSNERGPLFMLLILVGGLIFGFGLGFSQMAKPEVVLDFLQFEDFGLLFVMGGAAVVTGTTFAVATRLSGRAPLTGNVYTRRLKSFDKNVLVGGGIFGVGWGVSGICPGAAYASLGLGNYLILFGISGMFVGAYLQGLWRKRGADTTNPTTSAD; this is encoded by the coding sequence ATGAGCGAAAAATCGAGCGGGAAGTCGAACGAACGCGGGCCATTGTTCATGCTCTTGATACTGGTCGGCGGCCTCATCTTCGGGTTCGGCCTCGGCTTCAGCCAGATGGCGAAGCCCGAGGTCGTCCTCGATTTCCTTCAGTTCGAGGACTTCGGCCTGCTGTTCGTCATGGGTGGTGCGGCGGTCGTCACCGGAACGACGTTCGCCGTTGCGACGCGACTGTCCGGCCGAGCTCCGCTGACAGGGAACGTGTACACTCGCCGATTGAAATCCTTCGACAAAAACGTGCTCGTCGGCGGCGGTATCTTCGGCGTCGGGTGGGGTGTCTCGGGTATCTGTCCGGGTGCTGCCTACGCCAGTCTCGGTTTAGGGAACTACCTCATCCTGTTCGGGATCAGCGGCATGTTCGTGGGAGCGTATCTCCAAGGACTGTGGCGCAAGCGCGGAGCGGACACCACCAATCCGACGACGAGCGCCGACTGA
- a CDS encoding NADH-quinone oxidoreductase subunit B — MSSDSQPVTQRDSPPDEQLVGEPGRSEAKEQLPDRFDSKLRRALGTSPFILTKFDSFMNWVRGSSMFMLQFGIACCSIEMMHTYAVKHDLDRFGAGVPRASPRQADVIIVPGTIVSKFAPRMKRVYDQMPEPKFVVSMGSCTCSGGPFQEGYNVIKGAEEVIPVDIHVPGCPPRPEALIYGIAKLQERIAHGEASPVVVKPYELEQFGDLSRDELVATLADQIDDDTLVMRYNWVDSP, encoded by the coding sequence ATGAGCAGTGACTCTCAGCCAGTAACACAGCGGGATAGTCCACCGGACGAGCAGCTAGTCGGCGAACCCGGCCGCTCGGAGGCGAAAGAACAACTTCCGGATCGGTTCGACTCGAAGCTCCGTCGCGCGCTCGGAACGTCGCCATTCATCCTGACGAAGTTCGACTCCTTCATGAACTGGGTTCGAGGCTCGTCGATGTTCATGTTGCAGTTCGGCATCGCTTGCTGTAGCATCGAGATGATGCACACCTACGCGGTCAAACACGACTTGGACCGGTTCGGAGCGGGGGTTCCGCGGGCATCGCCGCGGCAGGCCGACGTTATCATCGTACCGGGGACCATCGTCTCGAAGTTCGCGCCTCGGATGAAGCGCGTCTACGACCAGATGCCGGAACCCAAATTCGTCGTCAGCATGGGCTCGTGTACCTGTTCCGGCGGGCCGTTCCAGGAGGGGTACAACGTCATCAAGGGTGCGGAGGAAGTCATCCCGGTGGACATCCACGTCCCCGGATGCCCGCCACGCCCTGAAGCGCTCATCTACGGCATCGCCAAACTACAGGAGCGAATCGCTCACGGGGAAGCCAGTCCGGTCGTCGTAAAGCCGTATGAACTGGAACAGTTCGGCGACCTGAGCCGCGACGAACTGGTTGCGACGCTCGCGGACCAAATCGACGACGACACGCTCGTCATGCGCTACAACTGGGTGGATTCCCCATGA
- a CDS encoding sulfurtransferase TusA family protein has product MNTEFDITETLDVTGENCPMPVIKTKQTTDGLAEGDVLEVVATDSGSMSDLKGWANTTEGVELLDQEESDNGGEAVYRHYVRKTE; this is encoded by the coding sequence ATGAATACGGAATTCGACATCACGGAGACGCTCGACGTAACGGGAGAGAACTGCCCCATGCCGGTTATCAAAACGAAACAGACGACTGATGGATTGGCGGAGGGGGACGTACTTGAGGTCGTCGCAACCGATTCGGGAAGCATGAGCGACCTCAAAGGATGGGCGAACACGACCGAGGGCGTTGAACTGCTCGACCAGGAGGAGAGCGACAACGGCGGCGAAGCCGTCTACCGTCACTACGTCCGTAAGACGGAGTAA
- a CDS encoding YeeE/YedE family protein, producing the protein MQTVSSLIPSLAYAELFPNGIDHYAIGGLLIGLGVAVIYLGTGIIAGASTFLETSLSYVSDVPRFQKGKYVASRDWRVVFTVGMVGGAAIYQAIFHGEIWTTDVQWWRLLGGGLLVGIGTRIGKGCTSGHGVCGVGSASFTSIVNVATFMTIAIGTAQLMQAIGVGVSP; encoded by the coding sequence ATGCAGACAGTATCATCACTCATTCCATCACTCGCGTACGCGGAATTGTTCCCGAACGGAATCGATCACTACGCCATCGGTGGCCTCCTCATCGGCCTCGGAGTCGCCGTTATCTACCTCGGAACGGGAATCATCGCCGGGGCAAGCACGTTCTTAGAAACGTCTTTGTCGTACGTCTCGGACGTACCACGGTTCCAAAAAGGGAAATACGTCGCCTCTCGGGATTGGCGCGTCGTCTTCACCGTCGGAATGGTCGGGGGCGCAGCCATCTATCAGGCAATCTTCCATGGTGAAATCTGGACGACTGACGTACAGTGGTGGCGACTTCTCGGCGGTGGCCTTCTCGTCGGTATCGGCACGAGAATCGGAAAAGGGTGTACGTCAGGCCACGGCGTCTGTGGCGTCGGATCGGCGTCGTTCACCTCGATCGTCAACGTGGCGACGTTCATGACGATCGCGATCGGAACCGCACAACTCATGCAAGCGATAGGAGTCGGGGTGTCGCCATGA
- a CDS encoding NADH-quinone oxidoreductase subunit D, protein MSLQEQRFDGDELADLLGDHVVGREEHLNAPGFVIRPDEVQSVLTVLRDEAGFDHLSCLSAQQYEDRYESIYHLKKYDDPKQEVSVVVPTNTDDPVSQSAEPVFRTAEWHEREAYDLVGIEYEGNPDMRRILLPETWQGHPLALDYDQDKPQIVTLEAHKNPLQEDHYADDADTIFINIGPHHPATHGVLHLETVLDGEQVLDVKPDVGYLHRCEEQMAQNGTYRHQIMPYPDRWDYASAGLLNEWAYARVAEDLAALEVPEYAQVIRTMSAELCRIAAHMLAVGTFALDVYGDFTAIFMYAMRDRERVQNLLEDLTGQRMMFNYFRLGGVIWDLPEPREEYLDKIRDFMDELPEALEEYHDLITSNEIFQLRCLDTGVLEPEVAKQYGVTGPVARGSGIDYDLRRDDPYGYYDNLDWNVVTEDGCDNYARVLVRLREVEESAKIIEQCVELLDDWPEDEREIQSNVPRTLKPEADTEIYRAVEGAKGELGIYIRSDGTSKPARFKIRSPCFHNLSALPEMANGELVPDLVASLGSLDIILGEVDR, encoded by the coding sequence ATGAGCCTGCAGGAACAACGCTTTGATGGTGACGAACTCGCCGACTTGCTCGGTGACCACGTCGTCGGACGCGAGGAGCATCTGAACGCGCCGGGGTTCGTCATTCGACCCGACGAAGTGCAGTCTGTACTGACCGTGCTGCGCGACGAAGCCGGGTTCGACCATCTTTCGTGCCTCTCCGCCCAGCAATACGAAGACCGATACGAGAGCATCTACCATCTGAAAAAATACGACGACCCGAAACAGGAGGTCAGCGTCGTCGTCCCGACGAACACCGACGACCCCGTGAGTCAGTCGGCGGAACCCGTCTTCCGAACCGCGGAATGGCATGAGCGGGAGGCGTACGATCTCGTGGGTATCGAGTACGAAGGCAACCCCGACATGCGACGCATTCTCCTGCCGGAAACGTGGCAGGGACATCCGCTCGCGCTCGATTACGACCAGGATAAGCCACAAATCGTCACGCTGGAGGCACACAAAAACCCGCTTCAGGAGGACCATTACGCGGACGACGCCGATACAATCTTCATCAACATCGGGCCACACCACCCCGCGACGCACGGCGTGCTTCACTTGGAGACGGTATTGGATGGCGAACAGGTCCTCGACGTGAAGCCCGACGTGGGGTATCTCCATCGCTGTGAGGAGCAGATGGCCCAAAACGGCACGTACCGCCATCAGATCATGCCGTATCCGGACCGCTGGGATTACGCCTCCGCTGGATTGCTCAACGAGTGGGCGTACGCCCGCGTCGCCGAGGACCTCGCTGCGTTGGAGGTTCCGGAGTATGCGCAGGTGATTCGAACGATGAGTGCGGAACTGTGCCGAATCGCGGCACATATGCTCGCGGTCGGAACCTTCGCGCTGGACGTGTACGGCGACTTCACAGCAATCTTCATGTACGCTATGCGCGACAGGGAGCGGGTCCAGAACCTTTTGGAGGATTTGACGGGGCAACGAATGATGTTCAACTACTTCCGCCTCGGCGGAGTCATCTGGGACCTTCCAGAACCGCGTGAGGAGTACTTGGACAAAATTCGGGATTTCATGGACGAACTTCCCGAAGCGCTCGAAGAGTACCACGATCTCATTACCAGCAACGAAATCTTCCAACTGCGCTGTCTCGACACCGGCGTGCTCGAACCCGAGGTGGCGAAGCAATACGGCGTAACTGGTCCCGTCGCTCGTGGGTCGGGCATCGACTACGACCTGCGTCGTGACGACCCATACGGCTACTACGACAATCTCGATTGGAACGTCGTCACCGAAGACGGGTGCGATAACTACGCTCGCGTCCTAGTTCGACTCCGGGAAGTCGAGGAATCCGCAAAAATCATCGAGCAATGCGTCGAACTGCTTGACGACTGGCCCGAGGACGAACGTGAAATTCAGTCGAACGTTCCCCGGACGCTCAAACCCGAGGCCGACACCGAAATCTATCGCGCCGTCGAGGGTGCGAAAGGCGAACTCGGCATCTACATCCGGTCCGATGGCACGTCCAAACCCGCACGGTTCAAGATTCGAAGTCCGTGCTTCCACAACCTTTCGGCACTCCCCGAGATGGCGAACGGTGAACTCGTCCCTGATTTGGTTGCGTCGCTGGGGAGCCTCGACATCATCCTCGGGGAGGTGGACCGATGA
- a CDS encoding MBL fold metallo-hydrolase codes for MSESAFPSPDVEVESVTPTELYERINAGDPVTILDVRATDEYKKWRIDGENVESVNVPYFEYLADVPDDELFDPVPKDEEVTVLCAKGGSSEYIAGLFAEQGYDVDHLEDGMKGWARVLERNEIERAETTVLQYQRPSSGCLSYLVVSEGEAAVIDPLRAFAEKYVEDADAHDADLKYAIDTHIHADHVSGVRTVADVSGAEAVVPTLADTRGLEYGAAYRTVEDGETLPLGATDIDVIHTPGHTTGMTSYRVGGVLFTGDTLFTESVARPDLEEGDDGAPEAAKNLYETLQERILSLPDETVVAPAHFSDSATAAEDGTFTATVGSLCETMAVLSMDHDEFVEFVLSDMPPRPANYEDIIATNLGKQHTDDEEAFELELGPNNCAASRDSLTTD; via the coding sequence ATGAGCGAATCCGCGTTTCCATCACCGGACGTCGAAGTGGAATCCGTAACTCCCACCGAGTTGTACGAGCGAATCAACGCGGGTGACCCAGTGACGATTCTTGACGTACGGGCAACGGACGAGTATAAGAAGTGGCGCATCGACGGTGAAAACGTCGAGAGCGTCAACGTCCCATATTTCGAGTATCTCGCCGATGTGCCTGACGACGAACTGTTCGACCCGGTTCCCAAGGACGAGGAAGTAACCGTCCTCTGCGCGAAAGGCGGCTCGAGCGAGTATATCGCCGGATTGTTCGCCGAGCAGGGGTACGACGTCGATCACCTCGAAGATGGGATGAAAGGGTGGGCACGCGTACTCGAACGGAACGAAATCGAGCGAGCGGAAACGACTGTGCTTCAGTACCAACGACCGTCCAGCGGTTGTCTATCGTACCTCGTCGTCTCCGAGGGTGAAGCGGCAGTTATCGACCCTCTTCGAGCGTTTGCGGAGAAATACGTCGAAGACGCGGACGCACACGATGCTGACCTGAAATACGCCATCGATACGCACATCCACGCGGACCACGTGAGCGGCGTTCGAACTGTAGCAGATGTGAGCGGTGCTGAAGCTGTCGTGCCAACCCTTGCAGACACCCGTGGTCTCGAGTACGGCGCGGCGTATCGAACGGTCGAGGACGGCGAAACACTCCCGCTGGGAGCGACCGACATCGACGTGATTCACACGCCCGGTCACACGACGGGCATGACCTCGTATCGAGTCGGCGGCGTACTGTTCACGGGTGATACGCTGTTCACCGAAAGCGTGGCCCGCCCCGACCTCGAGGAAGGCGACGACGGTGCACCTGAAGCCGCGAAAAACCTTTACGAGACGCTTCAGGAACGGATCCTGTCGCTTCCCGATGAAACCGTTGTCGCGCCGGCCCACTTCAGCGATTCGGCGACTGCCGCCGAGGACGGCACTTTCACCGCGACTGTCGGTAGCCTCTGCGAGACGATGGCCGTTCTTTCGATGGACCACGACGAGTTCGTCGAGTTCGTGCTCTCGGACATGCCACCGCGGCCTGCGAACTACGAGGATATCATCGCAACGAACTTGGGGAAACAGCACACAGACGACGAAGAAGCGTTCGAGCTCGAACTCGGACCGAACAACTGCGCCGCGAGTCGCGATTCGCTCACGACCGACTAA
- a CDS encoding DsrE/DsrF/DrsH-like family protein, with protein MSTDTPNSTPTEEDSDTALRERIEALEGELADLKDEVGGRKKMTIIATKGTLDMAYPPLILASTAAAFGWDVVVFHTFWGLDILHEEKSKNLKLSAVGNPSMPMPNAMAALPGMDAMATKMMEKKIEENGTATIEELIDVSIESGVELQACQMTMDLMDFDESEFYDGVVSGVGAATALEHMADADIQLLV; from the coding sequence ATGAGTACCGATACGCCGAACTCCACACCGACGGAGGAGGACAGTGATACAGCGCTCCGAGAGCGAATCGAGGCGTTGGAAGGGGAACTCGCCGACCTAAAGGACGAGGTCGGTGGACGAAAGAAGATGACCATCATCGCCACGAAAGGAACCCTCGACATGGCGTACCCGCCCCTCATTCTCGCCAGTACCGCCGCCGCGTTCGGTTGGGATGTCGTGGTCTTCCACACCTTCTGGGGGCTGGACATCCTTCACGAGGAGAAATCGAAGAACCTCAAACTCAGCGCCGTCGGCAACCCGAGTATGCCGATGCCGAACGCGATGGCCGCCCTCCCCGGTATGGACGCCATGGCGACGAAGATGATGGAGAAGAAAATTGAGGAGAACGGCACCGCGACAATCGAGGAACTCATCGACGTATCGATCGAATCCGGCGTCGAGCTGCAAGCCTGTCAGATGACGATGGACCTGATGGATTTCGACGAATCGGAGTTTTACGACGGCGTCGTTTCCGGCGTCGGTGCGGCTACCGCCCTCGAACACATGGCTGATGCCGACATCCAACTGCTCGTCTAA
- a CDS encoding CopD family protein has product MTVVDVTMRILHTVFAGIWAGGTLFMALLILPAARKGHLGTDGLGLLTERFSRISNVSSLVLFVTGGHLAGTGYTIEDLGNSSRGHLVIAMVALWFVLTGVTHVASNRLTKRLNDGAHRAAAANATWFAAAGVVAVCLLIVAGRL; this is encoded by the coding sequence ATGACAGTCGTGGACGTGACGATGCGGATACTACACACGGTTTTTGCGGGTATTTGGGCGGGCGGGACGTTGTTCATGGCACTCCTCATACTCCCCGCTGCACGGAAAGGACATCTCGGAACCGATGGTCTCGGATTGCTCACGGAACGATTTTCGAGAATTTCGAATGTCTCATCGCTCGTATTGTTCGTGACCGGCGGTCATCTCGCTGGGACGGGGTACACCATCGAAGATCTCGGAAACAGTTCACGCGGCCATCTCGTGATCGCCATGGTCGCGCTCTGGTTCGTGCTTACGGGCGTGACACACGTAGCCAGTAATCGCCTGACGAAACGGCTGAACGACGGCGCGCATCGCGCCGCCGCTGCAAACGCGACGTGGTTCGCCGCCGCCGGTGTTGTCGCAGTTTGCCTCCTCATCGTCGCCGGGAGACTGTGA
- the hflX gene encoding GTPase HflX: MQSGSAIIAQRTDDGTTDTAEIRALADAAGYDVVEEVTQNRAEDSTYQFGRGTAETLAERVEASGVTTVIFDNPLSPQQTYEIAELCPSGTEIIDRYRLVLEIFGQQAGTRRAKLQVELARLRYELPRVQAEIRLEKEVANERRSRNGLGEKEDRRITDIKDRIDRIESKLDSISDISDQRRGKRREQGFALVALAGYTNAGKSTLLRRLADEMEFEPNNHDDLEVSAEVEDRLFKTLETTTRRAEVRGRKTLITDTVGFIDDLPHWLVESFEATLTETYEADLVLLVADVSDPLPELREKLRTSHGLLGDDVEAVVTVLNKADRITDAELDERASGVADLAPNPVVASATENEGIDALRGRIVEQLPNWKTSELTLPNTSETMSFLSWLYDHARVESVWYPGEREEVVVEFAAAPTIVRRATAKADTISV, encoded by the coding sequence ATGCAATCAGGTTCAGCAATCATCGCACAACGGACGGACGACGGAACGACTGATACTGCGGAAATTCGGGCGCTCGCCGACGCGGCGGGTTACGACGTGGTCGAGGAGGTGACACAGAACCGAGCCGAAGATTCGACGTACCAGTTCGGGCGCGGCACGGCCGAAACGTTGGCGGAGCGAGTCGAAGCGAGCGGCGTGACCACCGTTATTTTCGACAATCCACTCAGCCCACAGCAAACGTACGAAATCGCAGAGCTGTGTCCGAGTGGAACCGAAATCATCGACCGATATCGTCTCGTCCTCGAAATATTCGGTCAACAGGCCGGAACTCGCCGGGCAAAGTTACAAGTCGAACTCGCACGGTTACGGTACGAACTCCCGCGGGTACAGGCCGAAATCCGGTTGGAGAAGGAAGTCGCGAACGAACGCCGGTCGCGGAACGGCCTCGGGGAGAAAGAGGATCGGCGCATTACCGACATCAAAGATCGTATCGACCGAATCGAGTCAAAACTCGACAGCATCTCCGATATCAGCGACCAGCGACGGGGAAAACGCCGAGAGCAGGGGTTCGCCCTCGTCGCTCTCGCGGGGTACACCAACGCCGGAAAATCGACACTGCTGCGACGACTGGCCGATGAAATGGAATTCGAGCCGAACAACCACGACGACCTCGAAGTGAGCGCCGAGGTCGAGGATAGGCTGTTCAAAACGCTCGAAACGACCACTCGCCGGGCCGAAGTTCGGGGACGAAAGACGCTGATTACGGATACGGTTGGCTTCATCGATGACTTACCTCACTGGCTGGTCGAGTCGTTCGAGGCGACGCTCACGGAGACGTACGAGGCCGACCTCGTGTTGCTCGTCGCGGACGTTAGCGACCCCCTGCCGGAACTGCGCGAAAAGCTTCGGACCTCCCACGGTCTCCTCGGAGACGACGTAGAGGCCGTGGTGACGGTTCTGAACAAAGCGGACCGAATTACCGATGCCGAACTGGACGAGCGAGCTTCCGGCGTCGCTGACCTCGCGCCGAATCCAGTCGTCGCCAGCGCGACCGAAAACGAGGGTATCGACGCGCTTCGGGGACGAATCGTGGAGCAGCTACCCAATTGGAAGACGAGCGAATTGACGCTTCCAAACACGAGCGAGACGATGTCGTTTCTTTCGTGGCTCTACGACCACGCCCGAGTCGAATCGGTTTGGTATCCGGGTGAGCGCGAGGAAGTCGTGGTCGAATTCGCTGCGGCACCGACGATCGTCCGACGCGCGACTGCGAAAGCCGACACCATTTCGGTATAA